In Virgibacillus sp. NKC19-16, a single genomic region encodes these proteins:
- a CDS encoding M55 family metallopeptidase yields MKLYVSVDMEGITGLPDYTYVIAGEHNYEQGRKIMTTETNYVVDAAFKFGCESILINDSHSKMNNILIDELHPEAELITGNVKPLSMMQGIDETCDAAMFVGYHARAGEFGVMSHAMIHAVRNFYIDDKPIGEMGFNAYVAGHFGVPILLVAGDDQAAKEAEKLIPNVTTVAVKEAISRSAVKSLTPKKAGVLLTEKVAQALENRDEIQPLKPPENPTLKIEFNNYGQAEWANLMPNTEIVPGTTMVTYQAKDILEAYQAMLVMTELAMNTTFSTN; encoded by the coding sequence ATGAAATTATATGTTTCTGTCGACATGGAAGGGATTACGGGATTGCCGGATTATACATATGTTATTGCTGGTGAACATAATTATGAACAAGGACGTAAAATCATGACAACGGAAACGAATTACGTGGTTGACGCAGCATTTAAATTTGGCTGTGAATCTATTTTAATCAATGACAGCCATTCGAAAATGAATAATATTTTAATAGATGAGCTGCATCCGGAAGCGGAATTAATAACAGGAAATGTGAAACCGCTATCAATGATGCAGGGAATTGACGAGACTTGTGACGCAGCAATGTTTGTAGGTTATCATGCGCGTGCGGGGGAATTTGGTGTCATGTCACATGCGATGATTCATGCGGTTCGGAATTTTTACATCGATGATAAACCGATTGGTGAAATGGGCTTTAATGCATATGTTGCCGGACATTTTGGTGTACCGATTTTGCTCGTTGCGGGTGACGACCAAGCCGCTAAAGAAGCAGAAAAGCTCATCCCGAATGTAACCACAGTAGCCGTAAAAGAGGCGATTTCAAGGTCTGCGGTTAAAAGTTTAACACCGAAAAAGGCTGGCGTGCTTTTAACGGAAAAAGTTGCACAAGCATTGGAGAATCGTGATGAAATCCAGCCACTCAAACCACCTGAAAATCCGACATTAAAGATCGAATTTAATAATTACGGGCAGGCGGAATGGGCCAATCTAATGCCAAATACAGAGATAGTACCTGGTACAACGATGGTTACATATCAGGCAAAAGACATCCTGGAAGCATATCAAGCCATGTTAGTCATGACAGAGCTTGCGATGAATACAACATTTTCAACGAATTAA
- the murA gene encoding UDP-N-acetylglucosamine 1-carboxyvinyltransferase: MEKIIVRGGQQLNGTVKVEGAKNAVLPVIAASLMASEGKSVITDVPVLADVYTINEVLRNMNADVHFENNEVVIDASKKIKTEAPVEYVRKMRASVLVLGPLLARYGHAKVAMPGGCAIGSRPIDLHLKGFEAMGAHVHVGNGFVEANVDGRLKGAKIYLDMPSVGATENIMMAASLAEGTTTIENVAKEPEIVDLANFLNKMGAKIVGAGTETIRIEGVEELSGTEHPIIPDRVEAGTFMVAAAITGGNVLIENVESEHLRSVISKLEEMNVTITEEGEGIRVIGPKELKATDVKTLPHPGFPTDMQSQMMSLMLNAEGTSVITETVFENRFMHVEEFRRMNAKMKIEGRSVIVEGPSELQGAEVAATDLRAAAALILAGLSAEGYTRVTELKHLDRGYVDLAGKLASLGADIERVDENGDVVNPFVQVEEKPPEFVAKLS; the protein is encoded by the coding sequence ATGGAAAAAATCATCGTAAGAGGTGGACAGCAGCTGAATGGTACCGTAAAAGTGGAGGGCGCGAAGAATGCAGTACTCCCTGTCATTGCAGCAAGCCTTATGGCAAGTGAAGGAAAAAGTGTAATCACAGATGTTCCTGTCCTGGCAGATGTATATACAATCAATGAAGTTTTGCGAAATATGAATGCTGATGTACATTTCGAAAATAATGAAGTCGTTATTGACGCTTCTAAAAAAATTAAAACAGAAGCTCCTGTTGAATACGTCCGTAAAATGCGTGCTTCCGTGTTAGTATTAGGACCATTACTGGCGCGCTATGGTCATGCGAAAGTTGCAATGCCGGGCGGATGTGCAATCGGATCAAGACCAATTGATTTGCATCTGAAAGGATTTGAAGCAATGGGTGCCCACGTCCATGTTGGCAATGGTTTTGTAGAAGCCAATGTAGATGGACGTCTTAAGGGTGCGAAAATTTATTTAGATATGCCTAGTGTCGGCGCAACGGAAAATATTATGATGGCAGCATCTTTAGCAGAAGGTACAACGACCATCGAAAATGTTGCAAAGGAACCTGAGATTGTTGACTTGGCAAACTTTTTGAATAAAATGGGTGCGAAGATCGTAGGTGCCGGTACAGAAACAATTCGCATTGAAGGTGTGGAGGAACTGAGCGGTACAGAACATCCAATTATTCCCGACCGTGTTGAGGCTGGAACCTTTATGGTGGCGGCAGCAATTACGGGTGGAAATGTATTAATCGAAAATGTGGAAAGCGAACATTTACGCTCTGTAATCTCCAAGCTTGAGGAAATGAATGTGACGATTACCGAAGAGGGAGAGGGGATTCGTGTCATCGGGCCGAAAGAACTGAAGGCGACGGATGTTAAAACACTCCCGCATCCAGGTTTTCCTACCGATATGCAATCACAAATGATGTCATTAATGTTAAATGCAGAGGGTACTAGTGTCATTACAGAAACTGTTTTTGAAAACCGTTTTATGCATGTCGAAGAGTTCCGCCGAATGAACGCGAAAATGAAAATCGAAGGACGCAGTGTCATCGTTGAAGGGCCAAGTGAATTACAAGGAGCTGAAGTAGCAGCAACCGACCTTCGAGCAGCGGCAGCCCTGATTTTAGCTGGTTTGAGTGCAGAAGGTTATACACGTGTTACAGAACTCAAACATCTTGACCGTGGCTATGTTGATTTAGCAGGAAAATTAGCTTCATTAGGTGCAGATATCGAACGCGTTGATGAAAATGGCGATGTTGTTAACCCATTTGTACAAGTCGAAGAAAAGCCACCCGAATTTGTAGCTAAGTTATCGTAA